From a region of the Candidatus Gracilibacteria bacterium genome:
- a CDS encoding DedA family protein, with amino-acid sequence MKKIIHYIILGFLTAMILFLVVTMFKPDLLLPIIEWIKSQIEVLGKWNYLVAFLSALIESLPIIGTIMPGQIVLISVGGFYGGLGVTQFIGILLSAIAGSVISNAIGYFLGKYYGEEFFKKYGMWVGIEQTELKYLKKGVNTWGSWGIILSKFHPQARAFLPFIAGSMGFLKTKFWIFNIIASVIWAVTFVVIGIFFAEYYELIIKYMGYFMLVIIFCVGIYLWKFKKESVRAYWSEKNREMEAKYKK; translated from the coding sequence ATGAAAAAAATAATACATTATATCATACTTTGATTTCTCACTGCTATGATACTTTTCCTCGTCGTTACAATGTTTAAACCAGACTTATTACTCCCTATTATAGAATGGATAAAGTCTCAGATTGAAGTGCTTTGAAAATGGAATTATCTCGTAGCATTTTTATCAGCTCTTATTGAGTCTCTTCCAATAATTGGAACGATAATGCCTGGTCAAATTGTTTTAATATCAGTAGGTTGATTTTATGGATGACTTTGAGTAACTCAATTTATATGAATACTACTATCAGCTATAGCATGATCGGTAATATCTAATGCAATTTGATATTTTTTATGAAAATACTACGGTGAAGAATTTTTTAAGAAATATTGAATGTGGGTAGGAATAGAGCAAACAGAATTAAAGTATCTAAAAAAATGAGTGAATACATGGTGATCTTGGGGAATAATACTCTCTAAATTTCACCCACAAGCAAGAGCATTTTTGCCATTTATTGCTGGAAGTATGTGATTTTTAAAAACTAAATTTTGGATTTTTAACATAATTGCCTCAGTAATTTGGGCAGTAACTTTTGTAGTAATTTGAATATTTTTTGCAGAATACTATGAACTTATAATTAAATACATGTGATATTTTATGTTAGTGATAATTTTTTGTGTATGAATCTATCTTTGGAAATTTAAAAAAGAAAGTGTCAGAGCATATTGGTCAGAAAAAAACAGAGAAATGGAAGCAAAATATAAAAAATAA
- the secF gene encoding protein translocase subunit SecF has product MKLDIISSRFVYFTISGVLFVVSLLFILFGTLNLGIDMTGGSQNEFSYETYNLDIASASQIAQTQKDIINQSGNIMNTVNVYKITGENTFVVEAGISNTLSDIESEEYKIVFRDNLKTEYAKLGDITLSRYTNIGASFGDYIRNTAKLTLIIAIGAIALYIAYTFSGTVGGITSLSFAAITIITLFHDVVIASGIYILTSYFFPQFQIDTFFVTALLTILGYSINDTIVIFDRIRSNLQEFGGKGKQLSEIINLSVNETMTRSIYTSLTIAFVLLCIIVIGPESITGFTLTMLYGTIIGTFSSIFIASPLLYEFHKKTILTVYEKKADRTDDDKMVV; this is encoded by the coding sequence ATGAAGCTCGATATTATTTCATCTAGATTTGTCTACTTTACTATTTCTGGAGTTCTATTTGTTGTATCATTATTATTTATACTTTTTTGAACTCTCAATCTTTGAATAGATATGACCTGAGGTTCACAAAATGAATTTTCATATGAAACTTACAATTTAGATATAGCTAGTGCGAGTCAAATTGCACAAACCCAAAAAGATATTATTAACCAGTCATGAAATATCATGAATACGGTTAATGTGTATAAAATCACAGGTGAAAATACATTTGTAGTAGAAGCTTGAATCTCAAATACTCTCAGTGATATAGAAAGTGAAGAATATAAAATAGTGTTTCGTGATAATCTAAAAACTGAGTATGCAAAGCTCTGAGATATCACACTTTCAAGATATACAAATATATGAGCCAGTTTTTGAGATTATATTAGAAATACAGCTAAGTTAACACTTATTATAGCGATAGGAGCCATTGCACTCTATATAGCTTATACATTTTCTGGAACTGTTTGAGGTATTACATCATTGAGTTTTGCTGCAATTACTATTATTACACTCTTTCATGATGTAGTAATTGCGAGTGGTATTTATATTCTGACTTCATATTTTTTCCCACAATTTCAAATTGATACTTTTTTTGTTACGGCACTCTTAACAATCCTCGGGTATTCTATAAATGACACTATTGTTATATTTGATAGAATCAGATCAAACTTGCAAGAATTCGGTTGAAAATGAAAACAACTCTCAGAAATTATTAATCTTTCAGTGAATGAGACGATGACTCGAAGTATTTACACGAGTTTGACCATAGCTTTTGTATTGCTTTGTATTATTGTAATTTGACCAGAAAGTATTACTGGGTTCACTCTCACTATGTTATATGGAACTATCATTGGTACATTTTCTTCTATATTTATTGCTTCACCACTTCTCTACGAATTTCACAAAAAAACTATTCTTACAGTCTATGAAAAAAAAGCAGACAGAACAGATGATGACAAAATGGTGGTTTAA
- a CDS encoding YgjV family protein, translated as MEFISTLLNGVISLFLENPLGQLFGFIAMFVGITGFIVTDDTKTIKIFIAATIFWLLHFIFMGNYGALLAGIIGLIRLILSLKYKKSVSVFMAILAVSIALGLYSFDGKIISIIPLIATAISSYGFFFLEKVRLRLLLAGVSFMWLFYHYNTGSMSGVTNEIIVQGTIIYSVYKFMTGAEKKEKILDRFKRRIGRAPVRVNFGRYVFYRDKDRFE; from the coding sequence ATGGAATTTATTTCAACACTCTTGAATGGAGTGATTTCTTTATTTCTAGAAAATCCATTAGGTCAATTATTTTGATTCATAGCAATGTTTGTATGAATCACAGGTTTTATTGTGACAGATGATACAAAAACCATCAAAATATTTATTGCTGCTACCATATTTTGGCTTCTACATTTCATTTTTATGTGAAATTATTGAGCTTTGCTTGCTTGAATTATTTGACTTATTAGACTGATACTCTCGCTTAAATATAAAAAGAGTGTTTCAGTATTTATGGCAATATTAGCTGTCAGTATTGCACTTGGACTCTATAGTTTTGATGGAAAGATTATTTCTATTATACCTCTTATAGCGACGGCAATATCAAGTTATTGATTCTTCTTTTTAGAAAAGGTAAGACTTCGATTACTGTTGGCATGAGTATCATTTATGTGGCTTTTTTACCATTACAACACTGGTTCTATGAGTTGAGTTACTAATGAAATAATAGTTCAATGAACTATTATTTATTCTGTTTATAAATTTATGACTGGAGCTGAGAAAAAAGAAAAAATACTTGATCGATTCAAAAGAAGAATTTGAAGAGCACCTGTGAGAGTTAATTTCTGAAGATATGTATTTTACAGAGATAAAGATAGATTTGAATAA
- a CDS encoding YgjV family protein has protein sequence MIELISLYIEFILRDPFAQITGFMAMIATMIAYFQKDDMTVKKLILISSLFWGAHFYLMGLYAGLAAVIIYVFRFALSLRYKRSKGAFMAIILTTLVAAYFTFDGLFSIIPIITSMSGAYSYFFLEKIKLRLAMMFNSSLWLVYQISVGSISGILNESFVQIILLLTVYRMLHPEGGTKYYANKIKDILWKRSRPDYDRFIFIHDRVIHYRQIIGTQFLKILHYDLRKSFQKKSSIFGKLQFHKKDEVSAVDLMH, from the coding sequence GTGATAGAATTAATCAGTCTATACATTGAGTTTATTCTCAGAGATCCTTTTGCGCAAATCACCGGATTTATGGCTATGATTGCAACGATGATAGCCTATTTTCAAAAAGATGATATGACTGTTAAAAAACTCATACTCATATCTTCACTCTTTTGGTGAGCTCATTTTTACTTGATGGGATTATATGCGTGACTTGCAGCAGTTATTATTTATGTATTTCGTTTCGCACTTTCTCTGAGATACAAAAGAAGTAAGTGAGCATTTATGGCGATTATACTCACTACTTTAGTTGCAGCTTATTTCACTTTTGATGGTTTATTTTCTATAATTCCGATTATTACCTCAATGTCATGAGCCTATTCATATTTTTTCTTAGAAAAAATTAAGCTTCGACTTGCTATGATGTTTAATTCATCACTTTGGCTCGTATATCAAATCAGTGTTTGATCAATAAGTTGAATCCTAAATGAGTCCTTTGTGCAAATTATTCTCCTCTTAACAGTGTACAGAATGTTACATCCTGAAGGTGGAACAAAATACTATGCTAACAAAATTAAAGATATTCTTTGGAAAAGAAGCAGACCTGATTATGATAGGTTTATCTTTATACATGATAGAGTTATCCATTACCGACAAATTATATGAACACAATTCCTGAAAATCTTACATTACGACTTGCGGAAATCTTTTCAAAAGAAGAGTTCGATCTTTTGAAAACTTCAATTTCACAAGAAAGACGAAGTGTCAGCTGTAGACTTAATGCATTAA